tcgggggttgcgacaccgTAGTCTAGGCGTGAGTCTATTGCTTTGAGGTATTTGACCGGGTCCTCCTTCGCACATTGTCCTACTTCAAACTTCACTTCCTTGTCACATACCCTCATTGTTAATCTTCCATCACTCATATCCACCATAGCTCGTGCGGTGGCAAGGAATGGTCTTCCTAGTATGAGCGGGATTTCGGTGCCTTCCTCCATTTCTAGGATTACAAAGTCGGCCGGGAAAACAAATTCTCCGACCTTGACCAAAAGATTATCTATGACACCTTGAGGGTATTTTAGCGACCTATCCGCAAGTTGGATGCTCATCTTTGTAGGATGCGGTTTTTCTAGTCTGAATAGGTTGAACATAGAGGCGTGCATTAgattaatgctagcccctaggtcGGAAAATGTGTTGCTTACCGGTGATCCTCCAATGGAGCAAGGAATGGTAAAAATTctgggatcaatcttcttttgtaGGAGTTTGTTGAGGAGTGCCGCCGAGCATTCTTCACTCAAGTTGACTTGTTGGATGGATTCAATCTTCTTTTTGTGAGTGAGAAAATCTCTCATGAACTTGGAGTATTTTAGCATTTGTGTGAGGACTTGTTTAAGTAGGCTTACAAACTTGGTGAATTTCTCCTCGGTCTTTTTTCGTAGTAAACGAACGGGGTAAGAGACCGGTGGTGGTTTGGTTGGTTCGTTGTTTTGGGGTTGAGTACTTTATTGGCTTTTGGCGATGGGTGTGTTTGTGGTTTGTGTAGTGTTTTGGGGTGGTGTTGGTTCATCATCGGGTTCTACCTTCCGATTTCTCATGTTGATAACGCTTACTTGGGCTTTTGGTTTTGGTTCGGTATAACTAGGAAAGGCTCCTTGTGGACTTTCGAAGAAATTTTGGGCAAGTTGGCTTActtctttttcaatgttttgcaTGCTAGCCCGTTGGTTCCTAAGTTTGGCCTCTGTTTGTAGGAACCTCTCTGCATACCTTTTGTCGGATTTGGAAAAGAGACGAGTGATTAGATCCTCAAGTCTTTCTCC
Above is a window of Helianthus annuus cultivar XRQ/B chromosome 14, HanXRQr2.0-SUNRISE, whole genome shotgun sequence DNA encoding:
- the LOC110906606 gene encoding uncharacterized protein LOC110906606; amino-acid sequence: MLKYSKFMRDFLTHKKKIESIQQVNLSEECSAALLNKLLQKKIDPRIFTIPCSIGGSPVSNTFSDLGASINLMHASMFNLFRLEKPHPTKMSIQLADRSLKYPQGVIDNLLVKVGEFVFPADFVILEMEEGTEIPLILGRPFLATARAMVDMSDGRLTMRVCDKEVKFEVGQCAKEDPVKYLKAIDSRLDYGVATPDPYPGSGRPRGQFSGIGVY